The genomic stretch taTTTCGATAAGGCAAACGTCATTtctgatatatttattactacTTTACCATTTACATAACCAACTCCACTCAATTTTGCAATACCTAGGGATGATTTAAATGATATTAAATTCGCCTGCATTGTTAATGTATCACctgaacaaaaataaaaataatatataaatgtacatatatattatattatattatattatattttttttttttttttttttttttttctaaatagcTAGCTGCACACATGTTTTGATCATtccaataaaaaaaaaaaataataatattttttttcaaaaaatgtaGAATAACTGTGTGAATGAAATATATTGCATACATTAGAAAAAagtccatatatatatatatatatatatatatatatatgtatgtgtgtgCTTCTAAGTAGcaaatgttatattataaactaacgatataaaataaataaatatatagtatcAATTTATGTTGACATACTAACCTGGAAGTACAGGTTTTTTCCATCTTACTCCATCCACTCCagcaaataaaaataaattattcttCTGACTATCATCACTTTTGAGACATAAAATACCCGCTAACTGCGCCAAAGCCTCAATTTGAAGAACACCAGGCATAATTTGTTTTTGTGGAAAATGTCCATTAAAAAAAGGTTCATTAGTTGATACTTGCTTTAATCCAATAATTGTTTTATTAGGctgcatatatattactttatCAACTAAAAGGAAAGGATATCTATGTGGAAGAATTTTCTTAATATCTTCTATATCAATACTTGTATCATAATTAGGAAAGGTTAAATTGAATGAAATATTTTGTCCGTTAATATTGTCTTGGTTTATTTGAGAAGATACATCATATATTCTATTTTGTTGTttcttaattattttatcatacatattattataatcagcTTTTTTGTATAATCTTTTTGGTGAGTGTCgtagaaaaaaagaattttccCTTTTTACATCTATCATCAACACGAAAGGTAAAACGATAACAGCAATATGGATGATAAGAAAACGCATTtggttatatttaaaaaagactAATGAAAATTAAACTGGAAAACACAAATTTGTACGTgccaataaataaataaataaataaatatatatatatatatatatatattttaaatgttatatgttattatagcatataaaaatatatttgtataataactATTTGTGGGGGatacacatacatacatacatacatatatacatatttatatatatatgtgaatttTTTTCCCTCTTTAAACAGTGGTGtcaaataagaaataaaaaaaaaaaaagttgacTTTATAAAATGATTGCACgcttagaaaaatataatcaatattatctttattttttcatgtgcgaattataataattttacaccatgtaataatatattttatataaaataaaaaaatattaaaaagaaaaaaaagtaagGAATATACACaatgtattataaatataggtacaacattttattttctcccctttttaatataaaagaaaaaaaaaaaaaaaaaattgatatatgttcatttttttttttatctttacagttttaattataaattgaaaaattatttataatataaaaatgttgattataaatttataaaaatatatataattgcaTTCCATGAatagataataaaattaaaaaaaaaaaaaataaaaataaaaataaaaaaaaaaaaaaaaaaaaagatatatatatatatatatatatatatatatatatatatacatatataccaCCAAATATGTATCTTAATtttaattgtattttttttttttttttttttttctttatttttattattcgtCTTTCTCTACTGTTGTAACTTCTGATACATAGATACCATCAAGAAATTTtcttatatctttatttctACACAAAACAGATTGATGTATTAATGCAGCTGTTAAGGATACATTTTCAATATCAGCACCACTAACATAAATTTCATCTTTTACATTTGGTGATTTTTCGATAACAACTCCTGGCAAGGCTTTAACAAATCTAACACTTTTTTCTCCTAAGTAGTTTCTAATTTCGATTCTTGTGTTATTATCTACAATATTAGAGTTGATGGGAAAGTGAGCATGTACTAATctcattttatataagaaCTTT from Plasmodium falciparum 3D7 genome assembly, chromosome: 13 encodes the following:
- a CDS encoding beta-hydroxyacyl-ACP dehydratase — protein: MRFLIIHIAVIVLPFVLMIDVKRENSFFLRHSPKRLYKKADYNNMYDKIIKKQQNRIYDVSSQINQDNINGQNISFNLTFPNYDTSIDIEDIKKILPHRYPFLLVDKVIYMQPNKTIIGLKQVSTNEPFFNGHFPQKQIMPGVLQIEALAQLAGILCLKSDDSQKNNLFLFAGVDGVRWKKPVLPGDTLTMQANLISFKSSLGIAKLSGVGYVNGKVVINISEMTFALSK
- a CDS encoding 60S ribosomal protein L6, putative, with amino-acid sequence MKTIVSTQKVLIPEGVKVAINARKVTVSGKYGTLRRSFRHLPIDIRLNKLKKYIKVVMWFGVPDSLACIRTVCTHLKNMFTGVTKKFLYKMRLVHAHFPINSNIVDNNTRIEIRNYLGEKSVRFVKALPGVVIEKSPNVKDEIYVSGADIENVSLTAALIHQSVLCRNKDIRKFLDGIYVSEVTTVEKDE